The Roseimicrobium gellanilyticum genome includes a region encoding these proteins:
- a CDS encoding DUF4407 domain-containing protein, with the protein MKPPGPLTRLFFWLSGASDESLAECPAWERRKYVAFGATVLVPSAFAAVAAAYALSTLTDDWRVIAAVSLVWSFIILTVDRALLATYRAYQSFFRKLSQFSLRIVVAALMGLSISHPLALLLFRDTINTSIEKQRDADISAARKEFETNKKAVEAKIAALDAEVATQRKQWDETFNAKFLVQEALQGAAKPMTAEEAKAKQELDKKIADATAPSREKITTIEKEITSLNEQATKLQGELDFWQKEFERELNGQRSGIIGLGPRAKSIQADQLAWRRDESKRLSGLLESFTSQLSQLRADVASTEQSLTSQAEVAAAEALRKSQLEQQRLEGLKQQVQQQQADSFVEQQNGIRATLRAQIDAKLEQSKSFAGELTKLQQDEQARVDAIRAEPRRGILTQTKALHALFENDAEGGQFALIAYAVLTALFMLVDTIPLVVKFFSKPGPYDTLLDQDETRFDKERLAFLKSYNRYMEGLSEGRLLHLTRNKPLEHALIEGVDRSRAAKEFLEHLLELERAFDERIRRERELVATQEGSKAAMVEEMAQAFYRDMRRRMELFFHEETPSRISA; encoded by the coding sequence ATGAAGCCGCCAGGGCCTTTGACCCGCCTGTTCTTCTGGCTATCGGGAGCCAGTGATGAAAGCCTCGCCGAGTGCCCTGCGTGGGAGCGGCGGAAGTACGTGGCCTTTGGCGCCACGGTGTTGGTGCCAAGTGCCTTTGCCGCCGTGGCTGCGGCGTATGCCCTCTCGACGCTCACGGATGACTGGCGCGTGATTGCCGCCGTGTCGCTGGTGTGGTCCTTCATCATTCTCACGGTGGACCGGGCCCTGCTGGCCACTTACCGCGCCTACCAGAGCTTCTTCCGCAAGCTGTCGCAATTCAGCCTGCGCATCGTGGTAGCCGCGTTGATGGGCCTCTCCATTTCGCACCCGCTGGCGCTCCTTCTCTTCCGCGACACCATCAATACGAGCATCGAAAAACAACGGGATGCCGACATCTCGGCGGCGAGGAAGGAATTTGAGACGAACAAGAAGGCGGTCGAAGCGAAGATTGCGGCGCTCGATGCCGAAGTGGCAACCCAGCGCAAGCAATGGGATGAGACCTTCAACGCGAAGTTCCTCGTTCAGGAAGCCCTGCAAGGCGCGGCGAAACCGATGACTGCGGAGGAAGCGAAGGCCAAGCAGGAACTCGACAAGAAGATTGCGGATGCCACTGCGCCGAGTCGTGAAAAGATCACCACCATTGAAAAGGAGATCACCTCGCTGAATGAACAGGCCACGAAGCTGCAAGGGGAGTTGGATTTCTGGCAGAAGGAATTCGAGCGTGAACTCAATGGGCAGCGCAGTGGCATCATCGGTCTCGGACCGCGTGCCAAGAGCATCCAGGCGGATCAGCTCGCGTGGCGTCGTGATGAATCCAAGCGCCTTTCTGGTTTGCTGGAGTCCTTCACCAGCCAGCTCAGCCAGCTTCGCGCGGACGTGGCCAGCACCGAGCAGTCGCTCACCTCGCAAGCGGAAGTCGCGGCTGCGGAGGCGCTCCGCAAGTCCCAGCTCGAGCAGCAGCGCCTGGAAGGTCTGAAGCAACAGGTGCAGCAGCAGCAGGCGGATTCGTTCGTGGAGCAGCAGAATGGCATCCGTGCCACCCTGCGTGCCCAGATTGATGCCAAGCTGGAGCAATCCAAGAGTTTCGCCGGGGAGCTCACCAAATTGCAGCAGGACGAGCAGGCGCGCGTCGATGCCATCCGTGCGGAACCACGCCGCGGTATCCTCACGCAGACCAAGGCTCTGCACGCCCTCTTTGAGAACGATGCCGAGGGTGGCCAGTTCGCCTTGATCGCTTATGCGGTGCTGACGGCGCTCTTCATGCTGGTGGATACCATCCCGCTGGTGGTGAAATTCTTCTCCAAGCCGGGTCCCTATGACACGCTGCTGGATCAGGATGAGACTCGTTTCGACAAGGAACGTCTGGCCTTCCTCAAGAGCTACAACCGCTACATGGAAGGCCTCTCGGAGGGGCGCCTGCTGCACCTCACGCGGAACAAACCGCTCGAACACGCGCTCATCGAGGGCGTGGATCGCTCACGCGCGGCGAAGGAATTTCTGGAACACCTGCTCGAACTGGAGCGCGCCTTCGACGAACGCATCCGCCGCGAACGCGAGCTGGTTGCCACGCAGGAGGGTAGCAAAGCCGCGATGGTGGAAGAGATGGCCCAGGCCTTTTACCGTGACATGCGCCGGCGCATGGAACTCTTCTTCCATGAAGAGACGCCTTCACGAATCAGTGCGTGA
- the ald gene encoding alanine dehydrogenase, translating to MIIGVPKEIKPQENRVALLPSAAYQLIKRGHQVVVESNAGFGSGFPDSEYERAGAEVVSTHAEVFARAELIVKVKEPLPEEYPLLRPGQILFTYLHLAASKSLTEGLLKSGATCIAYETVEVNRRLPLLEPMSEIAGRMSVLVGGYFLAKHEGGCGVLLGGVPGVLPGKVVVIGGGTAGVNAARMATGLGADVTILEVDVERMRFLDITLSTAHTLYSNQAHILDMLPDVDLLIGAVLVPGSKAPKLINREMMRVMKPGSVFVDIAIDQGGCAETSRATTHQDPIYVEEDVIHYCVANMPAAYARTATQALTNVTYRYIETLADHGVPKAFKRDPNLLGGLNLFEGKVTHHAIAEAHGLEFFDYKAAVGL from the coding sequence ATGATCATCGGTGTACCCAAGGAGATCAAACCACAGGAAAACCGTGTCGCGTTGCTGCCCAGCGCTGCCTATCAGCTCATCAAGCGGGGACATCAGGTGGTGGTGGAGTCGAATGCGGGATTTGGCTCAGGCTTTCCAGATTCGGAGTACGAGCGGGCCGGTGCTGAGGTGGTGAGTACGCACGCCGAGGTGTTTGCACGGGCGGAATTGATCGTGAAAGTCAAGGAGCCGCTGCCTGAGGAGTACCCCTTGTTGCGACCGGGGCAGATCCTTTTCACCTACCTGCACCTCGCTGCCAGCAAGAGCCTTACGGAAGGCCTGCTCAAGTCTGGAGCCACCTGCATTGCCTATGAAACCGTGGAAGTGAATCGCCGGCTGCCATTGCTGGAGCCCATGAGTGAGATCGCGGGGCGTATGAGTGTGCTGGTGGGCGGTTACTTCCTTGCGAAGCACGAAGGCGGGTGCGGGGTGTTGCTGGGCGGTGTGCCTGGCGTGCTGCCGGGAAAGGTGGTGGTGATTGGGGGTGGAACCGCAGGTGTGAATGCCGCGCGTATGGCCACGGGTCTGGGCGCGGATGTGACGATTCTGGAAGTAGACGTGGAACGCATGCGCTTCCTCGATATCACGCTGAGCACCGCACACACGCTGTACTCCAATCAGGCCCACATCCTCGACATGCTGCCGGATGTGGACCTTCTCATTGGAGCCGTGCTGGTGCCCGGATCGAAGGCACCGAAGCTCATCAATCGGGAAATGATGCGCGTGATGAAGCCGGGAAGCGTGTTTGTGGACATCGCAATCGACCAGGGCGGCTGCGCGGAAACTTCGCGGGCTACCACCCACCAGGACCCCATCTATGTGGAGGAGGATGTGATCCACTACTGCGTGGCAAACATGCCGGCGGCTTACGCGCGCACCGCCACCCAGGCGCTCACCAACGTGACGTACCGCTACATTGAGACGCTGGCGGATCATGGAGTGCCAAAGGCCTTCAAGCGTGACCCGAACCTGCTGGGCGGGCTGAATCTTTTCGAAGGCAAGGTTACTCACCACGCCATTGCCGAGGCGCATGGCCTGGAATTTTTTGATTACAAAGCTGCTGTGGGATTGTAA
- a CDS encoding MFS transporter, translating into MSQPAPVTRLRDLTPHQKRSGLAAWLGWLFDGLDMHLYTLVATPFVALLMHLPQTDPSVGQHGAIINAGFLVGWALGGAFFGRVGDLLGRSRTLVLTILAYALFTGLSFFAQEWWHLLIFRFLAALGIGGEWAVGASLLSETWPKSWRPWIAATLQSAVNCGVLLACGAGLLLSNSEPRWIFLVGIFPALITLWIRKAVPETEEWEHARTNATEKPPGLGALFGPAVRSTTWRVLTICAISLTAHWAFMFWQQAHIRKLPEVLAMTDAERNHVAAVALFWIMIGSIIGNFIAGAFAKLMGFRNAIVLMLALYFGAMWMCFHTPRGYQDTLVWFGIIGACQGVFGLFTMCLPPLFPTLLRTTGAGFCYNFGRIVAAGGTVYFGLTAAGKIGDVREALLYAGWLFAPAAVVAMLLPEEKAGPAEVEGPVD; encoded by the coding sequence ATGTCTCAACCCGCTCCCGTCACCCGACTTCGCGATCTTACTCCTCATCAAAAGCGCTCCGGACTGGCGGCGTGGCTCGGCTGGCTTTTCGACGGCCTGGACATGCATCTGTACACGCTGGTGGCGACTCCCTTCGTGGCGCTGCTCATGCATCTGCCGCAGACGGATCCCAGCGTGGGACAGCATGGCGCCATCATCAATGCGGGTTTCCTCGTGGGCTGGGCGCTGGGCGGGGCTTTTTTCGGGCGCGTGGGTGATTTGCTGGGGCGCAGTCGGACGCTGGTGCTCACCATCCTGGCGTATGCATTGTTCACCGGGTTATCCTTCTTCGCGCAGGAGTGGTGGCACCTGCTCATCTTCCGCTTCCTCGCCGCGCTGGGCATTGGCGGGGAGTGGGCCGTGGGCGCTTCGCTGCTGTCCGAGACATGGCCAAAGTCCTGGCGTCCCTGGATTGCCGCGACGCTACAGAGTGCGGTGAATTGCGGCGTGCTGCTCGCCTGTGGAGCGGGCCTCCTCTTGAGTAACAGCGAGCCCCGCTGGATCTTCCTCGTGGGCATCTTCCCTGCCTTGATCACCCTGTGGATTCGCAAGGCGGTGCCGGAGACGGAGGAGTGGGAGCATGCCCGTACCAATGCCACGGAGAAGCCTCCGGGATTGGGTGCTCTTTTCGGGCCCGCAGTACGCAGCACGACGTGGCGTGTATTGACCATCTGCGCCATTTCGCTCACCGCACACTGGGCCTTCATGTTCTGGCAGCAGGCGCACATCCGGAAGCTGCCGGAAGTGCTGGCCATGACGGATGCCGAGCGCAACCACGTCGCCGCCGTGGCGCTCTTCTGGATCATGATCGGCAGCATCATCGGTAACTTCATCGCGGGCGCGTTTGCGAAATTGATGGGCTTCCGCAATGCCATTGTGCTCATGCTGGCCCTCTACTTTGGAGCGATGTGGATGTGCTTCCACACGCCGCGTGGTTATCAGGATACGCTGGTGTGGTTCGGCATCATCGGCGCGTGCCAGGGCGTGTTCGGCCTCTTCACCATGTGCCTGCCACCTCTCTTCCCCACACTGCTGCGCACCACGGGGGCAGGGTTCTGCTACAACTTCGGCCGCATCGTGGCGGCGGGCGGGACGGTCTATTTCGGGCTCACGGCCGCTGGTAAAATTGGGGACGTGCGTGAGGCGCTGCTCTATGCCGGCTGGCTCTTTGCCCCGGCTGCCGTGGTGGCGATGCTACTGCCTGAGGAGAAGGCGGGGCCTGCCGAGGTGGAGGGGCCTGTGGATTAG
- a CDS encoding methyltransferase domain-containing protein — MNWNEMYERGETPWEKGLPTPVLTEMHAKHPEVFSGHTLVPGCGLGHDARWLAEQGCGPVLGADIAPLAIEKASAVDARGLASYRLLDVFNLPPELLGAFDLVWEHTCLCAIDPTMREAYVQAVRSALKKNGMVAGVFFINPEMDPGETGPPFGISVAELEALWREAGFELLDTWVPNAAYPGREGRERAMVLRLSEQI, encoded by the coding sequence ATGAATTGGAACGAAATGTATGAACGCGGCGAGACACCGTGGGAGAAAGGTCTGCCCACACCGGTGCTCACTGAGATGCATGCCAAGCACCCCGAAGTATTCAGCGGTCACACCCTTGTCCCCGGTTGCGGATTGGGACACGACGCCCGCTGGCTGGCGGAGCAGGGTTGCGGACCGGTGCTGGGCGCGGATATCGCCCCACTGGCCATCGAGAAGGCCTCTGCGGTGGATGCCAGGGGCCTCGCCAGCTACCGCCTGCTGGACGTCTTCAATCTGCCCCCGGAGCTTCTCGGCGCCTTTGACTTGGTCTGGGAGCACACCTGCCTGTGCGCCATCGATCCGACCATGCGCGAGGCCTATGTGCAGGCCGTCCGCTCTGCCCTGAAGAAGAATGGCATGGTCGCCGGCGTGTTCTTCATCAATCCGGAGATGGATCCCGGAGAGACCGGTCCACCCTTCGGCATTTCCGTGGCAGAGCTGGAGGCCTTGTGGCGTGAGGCAGGCTTTGAGCTCCTTGACACCTGGGTACCGAACGCCGCCTATCCCGGCCGCGAAGGACGCGAGCGTGCGATGGTGTTGCGGCTATCTGAGCAAATTTGA
- a CDS encoding PSD1 and planctomycete cytochrome C domain-containing protein — MRQLRSFSFLQALPATLMYMAGSGLVQAAPLMFERDIRPILKAHCFHCHGEEKEIKGGLDVRLKHFMEKGGDSGPAIVSGDPHNSLLIEQLKSGDMPKGGKKLPEAEIAKIEQWIAEGTKTLRTEPAVLVPGTVISEEERAYWAFQPIRRQKAPTSEYANPVDGFLQARLTKAGLAFSPETDRVTLIRRASFDLTGLPPSAEEVEAFEKDTRVDAYERLIDRLLESPQYGERWGRHWLDVAGYADSEGYNDEDTDRDDAWRYRDYVIQALNEDLPFDEFIREQLAGDEMIPSPPVNLTSDQTRKLTATGFLRMAPDGTGTERMDKDLAKNAVVTETVKIVSSSLMGMTVGCAECHDHRFDPILQKDFYRLRAIFEPALDWKQWREPRQRRISLLTTEERATSAELEKQAVEVEKELQAKLVELRDWVFEQEVKALAPQLQLKCREAGLAFQKDVKSLTAEQKKLVEEYPGIKVTPSVGILNLFLNKYGRENDLKKMQDDNAARAAAIRAKKPQENFVRVLAEPVAYGSKTTVPVTQVFMRGNRELPGDAVGPGDLTVLSPDKPIDFLADDPAVPGTGRRLAFAKHLTSGKHPLLARVLVNRFWMHHFGRGLVNTPGDFGHQGEKPSHPELLDWLANEFMSQGWSLKRLHRLVMTSAAYRQSSKKTPTGEARDPANALLWRYPVRRLEAEVIRDATLAVCGTLNIQPAGPPVPVRVDENNQTVVGSDKPLLPDQLFRRSIYVTQKRSLPAQVLAVFDAPQMEPNCELRNSSTVAPQSLLLMNSAFVVEQADFLAKRVRAEAGGDVRKQAELAWRLVFGVPDAATEVDSLASYLTEQAKVLKGTNATAKPEELERRALASLCQVLLGSNRFLYVE; from the coding sequence ATGCGACAACTGCGGTCATTTTCGTTTCTACAGGCCCTTCCTGCCACATTGATGTACATGGCTGGCAGCGGCCTCGTCCAGGCAGCACCGCTTATGTTTGAGAGGGATATCCGCCCTATTCTCAAGGCACATTGCTTTCACTGCCACGGTGAGGAGAAGGAGATCAAAGGCGGTCTCGATGTCCGCCTGAAGCACTTCATGGAGAAGGGTGGCGATAGTGGACCGGCCATCGTTTCGGGGGATCCGCACAATAGTCTGCTGATTGAGCAGCTTAAGAGCGGTGACATGCCCAAGGGTGGCAAGAAGCTGCCGGAAGCGGAGATTGCGAAGATCGAGCAGTGGATTGCCGAGGGCACGAAGACGCTGCGGACTGAGCCGGCGGTGCTGGTCCCGGGAACGGTGATCTCTGAGGAGGAGCGGGCGTACTGGGCCTTCCAGCCAATCAGGCGGCAGAAGGCACCGACGAGCGAATATGCGAATCCGGTGGATGGCTTTCTGCAGGCGAGGCTCACGAAAGCAGGACTGGCGTTTTCACCAGAAACGGATCGAGTCACCTTGATTCGACGTGCCTCGTTTGATCTCACTGGTCTGCCGCCGTCTGCGGAGGAAGTGGAAGCTTTTGAAAAGGACACTCGAGTCGATGCCTATGAAAGGTTGATCGATCGGCTGCTGGAGTCTCCGCAGTATGGCGAGCGCTGGGGCCGCCACTGGCTGGACGTGGCGGGTTATGCGGACTCTGAGGGATACAATGACGAAGATACGGATCGCGATGACGCGTGGCGCTACCGTGACTATGTGATCCAGGCGCTCAATGAGGATCTGCCCTTTGATGAATTCATTCGGGAGCAGCTTGCCGGTGATGAGATGATTCCTTCGCCCCCGGTGAATCTCACGTCGGATCAGACGCGCAAGCTGACAGCGACCGGCTTCCTCCGCATGGCGCCGGATGGCACGGGGACGGAACGCATGGACAAGGATCTGGCGAAGAACGCGGTCGTCACCGAGACGGTGAAGATTGTGAGCAGTTCCTTGATGGGGATGACTGTCGGCTGCGCGGAGTGCCATGATCACCGGTTCGATCCCATCCTGCAGAAGGACTTCTACCGGTTGCGCGCCATCTTCGAACCTGCGCTGGACTGGAAGCAATGGCGCGAGCCGAGACAGCGGCGCATTTCCCTGCTCACCACGGAAGAGCGTGCAACGAGCGCGGAACTGGAGAAACAGGCGGTCGAGGTGGAGAAGGAACTCCAGGCAAAACTGGTAGAGCTGCGCGATTGGGTCTTCGAGCAGGAGGTGAAGGCGCTTGCGCCGCAGCTGCAGCTGAAGTGCCGCGAGGCTGGACTGGCGTTTCAGAAGGATGTCAAAAGCCTGACCGCGGAGCAGAAGAAGCTGGTGGAGGAATACCCCGGCATCAAGGTCACGCCTTCTGTGGGCATCTTGAATCTCTTCCTCAACAAGTATGGTCGTGAGAATGACCTGAAAAAGATGCAGGATGACAACGCCGCGCGCGCGGCTGCCATCCGGGCGAAGAAGCCGCAGGAGAACTTTGTCCGTGTGCTCGCTGAGCCTGTGGCGTACGGCAGCAAGACGACCGTCCCTGTGACCCAGGTCTTCATGCGGGGGAATCGTGAGCTTCCGGGAGATGCTGTAGGACCGGGAGATCTCACCGTGCTGAGTCCGGATAAGCCCATCGACTTCCTGGCTGATGATCCGGCGGTGCCGGGCACAGGACGCCGACTGGCTTTTGCGAAGCACCTCACCAGTGGGAAACACCCGCTGCTGGCGCGTGTGCTGGTGAATCGGTTCTGGATGCACCACTTCGGCCGCGGTCTGGTCAATACGCCGGGTGACTTCGGTCATCAGGGGGAGAAGCCAAGCCATCCCGAGCTGCTGGACTGGCTTGCCAATGAGTTCATGTCCCAGGGATGGAGCCTGAAGAGGCTGCATCGTCTGGTCATGACTTCCGCCGCGTACCGGCAGAGTTCGAAGAAGACACCCACAGGCGAGGCGCGTGATCCGGCGAATGCTCTTCTCTGGCGTTATCCGGTACGTCGCTTGGAGGCCGAAGTCATCCGCGACGCGACGCTGGCCGTGTGCGGCACGCTCAATATCCAGCCCGCCGGTCCGCCGGTGCCGGTGCGCGTGGATGAAAACAACCAGACTGTCGTGGGCTCAGACAAGCCGCTGCTGCCGGATCAATTGTTCCGCCGCAGCATCTATGTCACGCAGAAGCGCTCTCTGCCTGCGCAGGTGCTGGCCGTCTTCGACGCGCCGCAAATGGAACCCAACTGTGAACTGCGCAACAGCTCCACGGTGGCACCGCAGTCCCTCCTGCTCATGAACAGCGCCTTCGTGGTGGAGCAGGCGGATTTCCTCGCGAAACGGGTGCGTGCGGAAGCTGGTGGTGATGTGCGCAAGCAGGCGGAATTGGCGTGGCGACTGGTATTCGGGGTGCCGGATGCGGCCACCGAAGTCGATTCGCTGGCCTCCTATCTCACGGAACAGGCGAAGGTCCTGAAGGGAACCAATGCTACCGCAAAACCCGAGGAACTGGAGCGGCGTGCCCTCGCAAGCCTGTGCCAGGTGCTGCTGGGCTCGAACCGGTTTCTCTACGTGGAATAG
- a CDS encoding Gfo/Idh/MocA family oxidoreductase, with amino-acid sequence MSRASRRTFLRQSALAGGSFFISKSLTSCGGEGGGSSANDVINVAVVGFRGRGAEHIKSFSEIKGVRVAALCDLNPAVLAKQADAFKAKGQEVQTYQDIRKLLENKDIDAISIATPNHWHALAGIWAMQAGKDVYVEKPVSHNVWEGRQLVNAARKYNRIVQTGSQIRSSYSIRDAVQWVKAGNLGKIKIARGLCYKRRKSIGKAKGPLPAPEGVDLDLWFGPAQVVPVHRKKLDYDWHWQWAYGNGDLGNQGVHQVDIARWFLGENDIAPRAWSLGGRLGYEDDGETPNTQIIYQAYAAAPLIFEVRGLPKTREAEVEKGAEKSTEKIKDGADMDNFMGGQIGVVIHCEGGHVLVPNYDSAIAYDKDGKEVKKWDGADNHFENFIKAVRGRKREDLNAEVLEGHISAALCHTANISQQLGAKKSVDEIKQAISADAGAGETFDRMLAHLQANGVDLNATPLTLGPVLNFDPKSEKAVGNDAAAKLLTREYRAPFVVPEITV; translated from the coding sequence ATGTCCCGAGCATCCCGTCGTACCTTCCTCAGGCAGTCCGCACTCGCGGGCGGTTCGTTTTTCATCTCCAAGAGCCTGACTTCCTGCGGGGGTGAGGGCGGTGGCTCAAGCGCGAATGATGTGATCAATGTCGCGGTGGTTGGTTTCCGCGGACGCGGGGCGGAACACATCAAATCGTTCTCCGAAATCAAAGGCGTGCGTGTCGCGGCATTGTGCGATCTGAACCCGGCCGTGCTGGCGAAGCAGGCAGATGCCTTCAAGGCGAAGGGCCAGGAGGTGCAGACGTATCAAGACATCCGCAAGCTCCTTGAGAACAAGGACATCGATGCCATCAGCATCGCCACACCGAATCACTGGCATGCCTTGGCGGGTATCTGGGCCATGCAGGCGGGCAAGGATGTGTATGTGGAGAAGCCCGTCTCGCACAACGTGTGGGAAGGGCGGCAACTCGTGAATGCTGCGCGCAAGTACAATCGCATCGTCCAAACCGGGTCACAGATCCGCAGCAGCTACAGCATCCGGGATGCCGTGCAGTGGGTGAAGGCGGGGAACCTCGGCAAGATTAAGATCGCCCGTGGTCTGTGCTACAAACGGCGCAAGAGCATCGGCAAGGCCAAGGGGCCGCTGCCGGCACCGGAGGGCGTGGATCTTGATTTGTGGTTTGGCCCCGCGCAGGTGGTGCCCGTCCATCGCAAGAAGCTGGACTACGACTGGCACTGGCAGTGGGCCTACGGCAATGGTGATCTGGGCAACCAGGGCGTGCACCAGGTGGACATTGCCCGGTGGTTCCTTGGGGAAAATGACATCGCTCCCCGCGCCTGGAGCTTGGGCGGACGTCTGGGCTATGAGGATGATGGTGAGACGCCGAACACCCAAATCATCTACCAGGCCTATGCCGCTGCACCGCTCATCTTTGAAGTGCGCGGACTTCCCAAGACCAGGGAGGCTGAAGTGGAAAAAGGCGCGGAGAAGAGCACTGAAAAGATCAAGGATGGCGCGGACATGGACAACTTCATGGGCGGCCAGATCGGAGTCGTGATCCATTGCGAAGGCGGTCACGTGCTCGTGCCGAATTACGATAGCGCCATTGCCTACGACAAGGACGGCAAGGAGGTGAAGAAGTGGGATGGTGCGGACAACCACTTTGAAAACTTCATCAAGGCGGTGCGCGGCCGGAAGCGTGAAGACCTCAACGCAGAAGTGCTGGAGGGGCATATCAGCGCGGCCCTGTGCCATACGGCCAACATCTCCCAGCAGCTTGGCGCCAAGAAGAGTGTGGATGAGATCAAGCAGGCCATCAGCGCGGATGCCGGTGCCGGAGAAACCTTTGACCGGATGCTGGCACACCTGCAAGCGAATGGGGTCGACTTGAACGCCACGCCGCTGACCTTGGGTCCCGTGCTGAATTTTGATCCGAAATCGGAGAAGGCTGTGGGCAATGATGCCGCGGCGAAGCTGCTTACACGTGAGTATCGCGCGCCCTTCGTGGTGCCGGAGATCACGGTGTAG
- a CDS encoding 2-hydroxyacid dehydrogenase: protein MKPEVLLLAPLPDLLLAPLKEEFVCHDWHQSKDKDGLLNRHGANIRAIIGAGGTTYHLSLLRDLPSLQIICVFGVGYDGVPLDYCKQRGIRVTNTPDVLTEDVADIALALVLMTSRKLVPATKFLQAGLWTRGNFELTTKPGGKRAGILGLGRIGKAIARRLEAIGMQVGYCCREKQPNVSYQYFFSPAEMAAWCHYLIVACPGGEQTKNLVNAQVLFALGSDGTLINIARGSVVDENALISALQGGFIKGAGLDVYAEEPYVPKKLLKMENVVLLPHVGSGTMETRKAMADLVVANLTAYFNGKPLPTLVPELA, encoded by the coding sequence GTGAAGCCTGAAGTGCTGTTGCTGGCACCATTGCCGGACCTTCTGCTCGCGCCATTGAAGGAAGAGTTCGTCTGCCATGACTGGCACCAGTCAAAGGACAAGGACGGCTTGCTCAACAGGCACGGGGCGAATATTCGTGCCATCATCGGAGCAGGCGGAACGACCTATCACCTGTCGCTGCTCAGGGATCTTCCCTCTTTGCAGATCATCTGTGTATTCGGTGTTGGTTATGACGGCGTGCCGCTCGACTACTGCAAGCAGCGCGGCATCCGGGTGACGAATACCCCCGATGTGCTCACAGAGGATGTGGCGGACATTGCGCTCGCGCTGGTGCTTATGACCTCGCGCAAGCTTGTTCCGGCGACAAAATTCCTCCAGGCCGGGCTTTGGACGCGGGGGAATTTCGAGCTGACTACCAAGCCGGGGGGGAAACGAGCGGGCATCCTCGGGTTGGGACGCATCGGGAAGGCTATAGCGCGTCGACTTGAGGCGATCGGCATGCAGGTGGGTTATTGCTGCCGTGAGAAGCAACCCAACGTGTCCTACCAGTATTTCTTCTCCCCCGCTGAGATGGCGGCCTGGTGCCACTACCTCATTGTGGCGTGCCCGGGAGGCGAGCAAACCAAGAATCTGGTGAATGCGCAGGTGCTCTTCGCCCTGGGTTCGGATGGCACCTTGATCAACATCGCGCGGGGATCTGTGGTGGATGAGAATGCGCTGATCAGTGCGCTGCAGGGCGGATTCATCAAGGGCGCGGGACTCGATGTGTACGCTGAGGAGCCGTATGTGCCGAAGAAGCTGCTGAAGATGGAGAACGTGGTGCTGCTCCCTCACGTGGGCAGCGGGACCATGGAGACCCGCAAAGCCATGGCGGATCTGGTAGTGGCCAATCTCACTGCCTACTTCAATGGCAAACCGCTTCCCACGCTGGTGCCAGAACTGGCGTGA